The Flavobacterium commune genome contains the following window.
AATCATTTGGGACAGATGGAATAACTCCAAGTACTGATATCGTATTGGCGAAATCAATTACTATTAGCGGAATTCCTGGGAAAACTAAACCTGTTTTACGCTATAAAGTGACGGTTAATGCTGGAACTAGTAATGTTTCCTTATTGGATTTGGAATTAGATGGTAGGGTATATAATACTACTAGTGGTTTACTTGAAAACATTACCAATGCAAGTGTTATTTCTGTGACGGGAGCAAGTTCAAATTATGGTGATTTTATAATTAGTGGTTGTAACATTCACGATTATACCCGTGCTTTAATTAGTGCAAATGCAAGTGCCGCCAGAGTTAATTCTTTTACGGTTGAAAATAGCATTGTTACCAATGTTAATACTAACATAGGTGCTGATTTTATTGATTTCAGAAATACGTATGTAGCTAATGTTACTCTTAAAAACAGTACTTTTAATAAATGCTCGGCTTCAAGAGATTTTGTGCGTATAGATGCTGCAACAGGTTTGTCAGGTACAGGTTTGACTAGCAATGTTTTAATTGATGCTTGTACGATTCATAATAGCACTATGTTGGCTACAAACAGAATTTTATATGTTCGTTTTTTAAATAATGTGTTGACAGTTCGTAAAACGTTGTTTGCCAATACAGCTGCTATTTATTCCAATCAAGCAAATACATCCAATCCTACTTTCACAGACAATAATTATTTTAATTCTCCGAACTTTAAAGATGCTACGATAACTAATAATAAAGTTGATGCATCAGGAACTACTTTAGACCCAGGATTTACAAATGCTGCTTCTGGAGATTTTACCATTAGCAATCAAACTTTAAAAGATAGACTAGTTGGTGATCCTCGTTGGATTAAATAATCTTTAATATTTTAAATTCAATAAAGAGGTGTGCTATTAGCATGCCTCTTTAGTTATAATGTGTTTTGAATTAACAATAGAATTTTTTTCTAAAATAAGATAATCAATTATGAAATATATACTAATCCTGTTCTTTGTTTGGAATCTTTCGTCCTGTTCAAAAGATGATATAGAAAAAGAAGTACAAGTAAAAACTATTACAATTAATGGGGATAATTCATTAACCAGCACACCTAAACAATTAACAGTGAATGTACTTCCTGCTGATGCGACAAACAAGGAAGTAAGCTGGAGTGTTTCGGATCCATCAACAGCTGTAATTACCGAAACCGGACTTTTGACAGGCCTAAAAAACGGAACGGTAAAAGTTACTGCCACAGCCAAAGACGGTTCTGGTAGCTATGGAGATAAAACCTACACTGTTTCAGGAATAACATCACCTGCCGTATTGATACAAAGTATTGCTATTACAGCTGCTGCAATTACTAACGGTCAGCCATTGCAATTGACCGCTCAAATTGCTCCTGCAAATGCGACTACTAAAACGCTCAGCTGGACTACTTCAAGTCAGGCAATAGCAACTATTAGTGCCGATGGTTTGTTAACTCCCAGACTTAATGGTACAATTACTGTAACAGCTACAGCTACTGATGGAAGCGGAAAAAGTACCCAACTTCAAATAACTATTTCAGGAGTCACCACCGTGTATCTAACTACAGTGCGAGGCGAAAGTATCTTGTTGTGGCAAAGAAATAATGGAGGATGGGGGAAAACCATTGCTGATTTAAATGATTATAATGTAGCACCTACAACTCAAGAAAAAACAGCTGCATTGGCCACAAAAAACAATACTGATACTACTATAGACAACGGGCATGTGGTAACCGAATTACGATGGTTACTAGCCGATTACAAAACAACTCAGAATCCTAATTATTTAGCAGCTGCCGAAAAAGCGATTGATTGGCTGTTTTTAGCCCAATATGCTAATGGAGGTTGGCCACAATATTATCCGGATAAAAGTGGGTACAGACATCAAATTACCTATAATGATAATGCTATTGCGAATGTGATGAACCTGATGTGGGATATTATAAAAGGCAAAAATAATTTAGAACTGGTAAATCCAACATACAAAGACAAAGCAACTACCGCTTTCAATAAAGGTATCGATATTATATTACAAACTCAAATAACATATAAAGGCAAAAAAACAGTTTGGTGTGCGCAACATGATGAGGTGACTTTGCTACCTGCTTTAGCCAGATCTTATGAGTTACCTTCTTTTAGCGGTTCGGAATCAGTTGGTATTGTACGTGTTTTAATGCTGGTAGAACAACCATCAGCAGCGGTAAAACAGGCTGTAAAAGATGCCATTGACTGGTTTAATGGAGCTAAGATTATCGGAATTGCTACACAAAAAATTACCGATGCTTCTCAGCCTACAGGGCAGGATGTTATTGTGGTTTCATCTCCTGGAAATGTAATATGGGCAAGATTTTATGATTTAACGAACAATTTACCAATGTTTTGTGGTCGTGACGGAATCCCAAAAACAACTTTAGCCGAAATTGAGAATGAAAGAAGAGTTAATTATTCCTGGTATGGCAATTGGCCCAATGCCTTGATTGGTTCAGAATATACCAATTGGAAAGCTAAACATGGTTTGTAATTATTGATTAATTTTGATTGCAATTTATTCACTTCGTAAATTGTGATTTTTTCAATTTAATAATTAATAAAAAGGACAAATGGCAAATGTAATATTGCAGCATAAAATCAAAAAGATATCATTTTTATTCTTTTTTATGATTGGTATTCAGTGCGCAAACGCCCAATACCTTAAAGGTTTAACTCAAGTAAGAGATACTTCTTTTGCGACAGCGAGCGCTTTCAAAAAGACATTGAAATACCATCCTAATACTACGATGGTTCCCGAAATGAATTTTGAAAATATAAAGCAAAAAAACAATGTTGTTTATTGTAGTTACGGAAAACGCAAAATGAAATTGGACGTTTTCGTTGATAAGAATATCAAGAAAAAACAAACAGCCATCATTATCATTCACGGCGGTGGATGGCGTTCAGGCAGCAGAGAACAGCACCATCCGATGGCGCAAAAATTAGCGAGTTTGGGTTATGTTTGTTTCACTCCTGAATACCGACTTTCTACAGAAGCACTTTTTCCAGCGGCTATTTATGATGTGAAAGCCGCTATTCGTTGGGTTCGAAAAAATGCCAATCAATACAATGTAGATCCGAATCAAATTGTGGCATTGGGATTTTCGGCTGGTGGAGAAATGGCGGCATTTATGGGGACAACCGGGAATATGCCACTTTTTGAAGGAGTGGTGACCAATTCTAATTCGCAATCTCAGGTCAATGCAGTGGTTGATATTGATGGTACTTTATCCTTTGTACATTCAGAAGGAGGCGAAGGCGATGATAGCAAAAATATCTCTGCAGCAACCTATTGGTTTGGTTATTCGAAAAAAGACAATCCAAAGCTTTGGGAGGCTGCTTCGCCTTTGAGTTATGTAAGTGCGAGTACGCCGCCAACATTATTTATTAATAGTTCAGTAGCCCGAATGCACGCCGGACGCGATGATTACAGAAAGGTTTTAGATAAAAACGGAATCTATTCAGAAGTGCATGAATTCGAAAATTCGCCTCATTCTTTTTGTTTGTTTAATCCTTGGTTTGAACCTACTATTCAATATATTGATAGTTTCCTGACTAAAGTTTTTAAGAAATAAAAAGTAAATTTTATAAAATAACAAAGCCTCAAAATTATTTTTGAGGCTTTGTTATTTTAGTTTGCACGGGCGGAGGGATTCGAACCCCCATCAACGGTTTTGGAGACCGCTATTCTACCCTTGAACTACGCCCGTAGAAAACAAGAGCTAACTGCCTTGAGGGCGCAAATATACTTTTATTTAGAGAAAAAACGAACAGCAGCAGCAAGTATAAACAATAAATTTTGTTACTGTTTTCTAATGAAATGGTTAGGAGACGATTACACGGAAATCTTTTTTTATTTCTGGATGTTTTTTTTTATTAACCTCCTGTAACCTGGCGATGTGACGGATTAAGGAAGCCTAATATTCCAAATACAAAATCAACTTCCCATTAAGCCTATTGCCCAAATCCGTTGTAGTGGCTGTTAGTGGCTGGCTTTCTCGTTTAAATTATTGTCGTTTTTTAACGATTTATACATATCTGAATTAAAAAAGTCTTTTTCATTTTTTAGTATTTCTTCAACAATTTTTTTTTCTTGTTCTGCACTAATCTTTGGACCGTCATCTATCATTTTAATTCTATTGTATAAAAAACCTCCAAAATAGTTATCTTGGATTGATTGAGGAAGAGTTAATTTGCTTGGAGAAAAGCTAACTCTTAGATTATTTCCAGTTGTTGGTTTTCCCTTGACTATACTCCACATTATAAACCTTAAAAATTTAACGTAAACTGCTACTGTAGAATAATCGTTGTTAACTACTATTGTTGCATCAATCATTCTTGACAAATAAATGTCAGAACTTTTTAAATTTGAAACTGAATTGCTTATTCTATCTGTTAGAAAAATATTAAGATTATCAAAATTTTTCGGGTGTTTATTATTTGCTAAAAATTCTTTCCATTCGTCCGCTGTTTCATTTAGAAATTTAAGTTCTGGAACGTTTGATGTTGGATGTTCTAATTGGTCTAACAATACTCTCCAAAAAACAGAAACCATAAAATAAGACAAATCTTCGTTGTAATGAAACAGTTGCTTATTATTTTCTAAGTATGGAAAGAATATATTATTAGCAAACCATCTTTCTCTTTTACTGAATTCTTGTTCAGCCTTTTCACTTAAAAGAAATTTTGTAATTCCGTCTTGAACTCGTTTATTTGGATTTTCATGACCACGAAGAAACCTACCACCAGTTTTTTTCATATAATCGAATGCAAATTTTGGAATGAGATGACTCTTTTTTAATTCACATTCAATATCGTAAAGCTTGCATTTTCCTATCATAAGAATTAAGGTTCTTGAGCGTTTTAAGCTTGCCACTAACTTGTGTATAGGCGAAATAAACCTTCGTATATACACCTAAAAATGGGTAGATTGGCGAAGATTTGTTTCGCTTTATGTATTTTGAAATGTATTAATTTTTTCTTACAAATCTTCAAATGGATTTTTTTATTGGGTGTTTTTCTTATTAAGGATGTATGTGTTTATTTATTTGCTTTTTTAATGCACGTGTCAACCCCATACATACTCCATACATACTCCATACATAGTTGCAGTAAAGTTTAATGATAAATAATGCTTAAAAATTAAATTTAAAACTTCTTCTAAAAACAAAAAAAGTACAGCTTGCACTGTACTTTTAGAGTATAAAAAATGAAATAGTATTATTTCTTTTCAGTAACAATACTGAGCGTTGTTGCTCCTTGTGTCAAACCATCAACATCTGCTTTTATTGAAATGCTTCCGCTGTCTTTAGTGGCTTTAATAATCGCAATGGCTTTTCCTTGATAAGCTCTTGTTTTTTGACCTTGGTAACCATCGTGGTTGATGATGTTTCCATTGTCAACAGCAATAATTTTACCTGAATCAGTAATAGAAAATTGGATTAGATTATCCGCATTGGCACATCTAATTCCTTTTTCGTCCACAATAGTTGCGGTAATAAAAGTGACATCGTCCCAGTTGTTAGCAACTGTGCTTTTGCTTTGCGTTAAAATGATTTTGGCAGGCTTTCCCGCAGAAGTGTGTTCTTCCTGAGTTACCACTTTTCCGTTGTTTTTTCCAATAGCTTTTATTGTTCCTTCTTCGAAAGTAACATTCCATTCTCTTGGTGAATCGTCAGCTGGTTTTTTCAAAGAACCTAATGATTTATCGTTCAGGAAAAGTTCTACTTCTTCGCAGTTACTGTACACATTTACTTTGGCATTATCATAGGTATCAAAGTCGCTCGGGGTCCAATCGGAAACCCAGAAACCGGCACCCGCATTATCTGATTTTCTAACAATATGCACCACAGGTTCTGAAGACCACCAGCTGTCTCTTTGCAACGATTGTTGCTTCCAGTTTCCAGCTCTGTCAAACAAACCTTGATTGTTCGTCGTTTCTGGCCAGTCGGCTTCGCCTAGGTAATCGTAACCGGTCCATAAAAATTGTCCTGCCATATACGGCTTGTCTCTTAAAGCCAGCCATTGATTCAATACATGGGTGTTTTCGGTACCAATAACTTTCCAGTCTGGATGTGCTTCATGAGCTGCAATTAGTTCGTTTTCACGGTAATTCTGACCTACAATTTCCATCTGTGCAGCATAACCATTGTCATATACCTTAGAAACGTTAGGTCTAAAAAGCGCCATCGTTACAGGTCGGGTGTTGTCGTATTTCTTTACGACATCTTCCTGCATCTTGTATTTTTTGTAACCTTCCGGATAGCTTAAATCATCATGAATTTCGTTTCCAATGCTATAAATCACAATCGATGGATGATTTCGGTCTCTTAAAATCATGTCTTTGGTGTCTTGTTCCCACCATTCTTTGAAATATAAATTATATCCTTTTTCACCATTGTGTTTGGCTGCCGTCCAGGTATCGAAAGTTTCATCCATAACTACAAATCCCATTTGGTCACACAAATCAAGAAATTCTGGCGCTACAGGATTATGCGAAGTACGAATTCCGTTTACGCCCACTTCTTTTAATTTTTGCAAGCGCTCTTTCCAAACGCCAAGCGGAACTGCTGCTCCAACGGCTCCACCATCATGATGCAGACAAACTCCTTTTATTTTATAATTTTTATTGTTTAACCAAAAACCAGTTTCGGCTCTAAATTCGGCGTTTCTGATTCCAATAGTAATCGTCTGATTGTCGATAAGTGTTTTCCCTGAATACAATTTGGTATTCACCGTATATAAATTGGGCGCTTCAATATCCCATAATTTAGGATTTAGAATTTCAATTTCCTTTGATAATTCGTTGGTTTTATTGGCTGAAATATTTTCCTGGCTTTCGCTGGATTTTACCACTTTTCCAGTATTATCTATAACTTCAATTTGTAATTTATAAATTCCGGAAGCCCCTTTATTTTCTATTTCGGTTTTGATACTTACCACTGCTTTTTTTGCAGTAGGATTAGGAGTTGTAATCTGTGTTCCCCAATGTTTAAAATGTGTTTTATTTACTGCAACTAAACGCACATGACGATAAATTCCCGCACCTGTATAATAGCGTGAAGCGGGTTGGATAGTGTTGTCAGCTCTAACTGCAATGGTGTTGGTTTTATCTTTTCCAAAGTTCAAATAAGGTGTCAAATCATAACTGAAACTGATGTAGCCATAAGGACGTTTTCCTAAATGTTTTCCGTTGATCCAAACGTCACTATTAGCCATAACACCATCAAATTCGATAGCGAATAATTTATTGGCATCGGCAGCGTCAACCTTAAAGGTTTTGCGATACCAACCAATCCCGGCAGGCAAATAACCACCGCCACGTGCTGTTGGATTTTCACGGTCATAAGGACCTTCAATGCTCCAATCGTGAGGCACGTCAAGATTTCTCCAGCTTTTATCGTTGAACTCTGGTTTTTCAGCACCGGCTATTTCTCCTTTTGTAAATTGCCAGTTCGCATCAAAATTGATGGTTTGTCTCCCTTGAGCTAAAATTGTCGTGGCAAAAGCTAAAAAGAATAAAAGGCTGTAGGCTTTTATGTTTTTTGGATTCTTCATTTTTATGGTGTTTAAGTTGGTTTATTTTACGTTTCTTCTGCCAATTACAGAGAATGGCAAACAGGTCTGTGGTCTTTTTTATTTAATCTCTTTAGGTTTAATTCCTCGGAGCTTTGCTTCGTTTTTTACCGCAGATTCGCGATTTTCATATTATAATCTGCGAATCTGCGGTTGTTTTTTAATACCTCGTGGGCTCAGCTCCGTGGCAGTTTAATTCGTTAGCAAACAGGCGGATCTTATTTTAAAATCAAATTGATTTTTTCTAATTCTTCCGTGCTGAAATTGGTGTTTTCCAAAGCTTTAATAGAATCTATAATTTGCTCCGGTTTGCTGGAACCAATTAATACCGATGTTATTCGCTCATCACGTAAAATCCAGGCCAATGCCATTTGTGCTAATTTTTGTCCTCTTTCTTTGGCAATGTTATTAAGCGCTATAATTTTTTCAATTCTTTCAGGAGTAATATGATCTGCTTTTAGGAATTGTCCGCTGGTGGCTACTCTGGAATCGGCTGGAATTCCGTTCAAATATTTGTCAGTCAATAAGCCTTGTGCCAATGGAGAAAACGGAATGCAACCTACTTGTTCTTTACCCAATAAATCCAAAAGTCCGTCTTCTACCCAACGCTCAAACATTGAATATTTTGGCTGGTGAATCAGGCAAGGAGTTCCCATTTCTTTTAATATTTTAAATGCTTTTTCAGCTTCGGCCGGACGATAGTTTGAAATACCCACATACAAAGCTTTTCCTTGTTGAACAATCAAATTCAAAGCTGCCATGGTTTCCTCTAAAGGCGTTTCCGGATCAGGTCTATGGTGGTAAAAAATATCGACATATTCCAAGTCCATTCTTTTTAAACTTTGGTCTAAACTGGAAACCAAATATTTTTTCGAACCCCAATCGCCATAAGGTCCGTCCCACATCGTATAACCGGCCTTAGACGAAATAATCATTTCGTCCCTGTAGTTTTTAAAATCTGATTTAAAAATTTTTCCTAAACATGTTTCAGCCGAACCTGGAGGCGGACCGTAATTGTTAGCCAAATCAAAATGGGTAATTCCATTATCAAAAGCAGTTTTAATTAAGTTTCTGCTGTTTTCAAAATCACTGTTTTCTCCGAAGTTGTGCCAAAGTCCTAATGAAAATGCAGATAATTTCAATCCTGAATTTCCACATCTGCGGTATTCCATTTTATCGTATCGGTTTGCTGCTGGTTGATATGTCATATTTTTGTTATTTTTTCGTAATCGTTTACGGTGATTATTAAATTTTTTTTATTCTCTTTTGGAAGACTCTCTTGTGATTAATGTTGGAGTCAGTATTCTTTTTTGATGGTTTGTTTTTTCTCCTTTTTTCGAAATTAACTCGTAAATAAGATGGAAGGCTTCTTCGCCCATTTGTACTGTTTTTTGATCCACAGTAGATAGAGAAGGAGTGATGTGTTCCCCAAATAAGTCATTGCAAAAACCAATGACTCCAAACTCATTAGGAGCCTGAATTGCTCTTTCTTTTAATTCTTTTAAAACGCCAAGAGCGGTAAAATCTTCCACGGCAAAAATAGCATCCGGCTTATTTTCTAAATTTAAAAAATAAGCTGCACCTATTCTTCCTGCTTCAATGCTGATGTCTCCGTTGTAAATTAAGTTGTTGTCAAAAAGAATATTGTATTGTTCCAATGCAGCTTTGTAACCTCTAATTCTTTCCGAAAAAGCTTTGATATGCTGCGGTCCGGAAATGTGTGCAATCCTTTTGTATCCTGATTTTATAAGGGATTCGGTTGCCATAAATGCACCCAAATAATCATCAATACAAACCGAAGAAATTTCTAAATCGTCATTGGTTCGGTCAAAAAAAGCAATCGGAATATTTTTCTCTTTAACCGATTTGAAATGAGAGAAATTAGTGGTGTTTTTAGAAATGGAAACCAGAATGCCATCGACTCTGGCACCAATAAAAGTGTCAATTCCCTTTTTTTCAAATTCTTCCGATTCATTCGATTGATAGATCAAAACATCATAGCCATGTTGACTCGCTAAATTTGAAATGCCATGAATTACAGATCCAAAGAATAAGTGTTCGGCTGTTGGAATTAAAACACCAATCAGTTTTGTTTTTCCAGAACGTAGGGATGAAGCTATTTTGTTGGGCATATAATCCAAACGTTCGGCGACTGCTTTTACTTTTTTCTTCGTACTGGCACTTATTTCAGGATGATTGCTTAAGGCACGGGAAACCGTTGCAGGAGCAATTCCTAATTCTTTGGCAATATCGCTAATGGTTATTTTATTCTTCATATTTCCGTAATCGTTTACGAAAATAGAATTTTATTTTGAAATAGCGAAATTGAAGTAAGTTAAATTTTGTAGATTGTTGTTTACGAATGCTTTTTCATGTCCTTTACCAAATTAGCAGTAAAAAACACAATTGCAATTCCACCTAAGCCAATGCAAAGCCACATAAACCAGGCTTGTTGCCAAAAAGACTGGGTTTTGATTTTGTTTTCTTTAGCAGTAAGATGTTGGATGTCATGAATTGTAGCTTCAGGTAAATCAGTATTAATGTTGTTTTTGAAGTTTTCTAAATCGTATTCTGGCTGATTAAGTTTTGGATTTCCTGTTTGTATGTTGTAGGTTTCATTGGCTTTCAAATCGGCAATTACAGTAATTGGATTTTGGAAAAACTGAATTTTAGCAAAAGTCAAAGGTTGATTGTCGTGATTTTCAATTTCGATAAAAAAATCTTTTTCGAAAAGCTGCTGAATGGTAAAGATGTTCTTTTGATTGGAATTTAATTCGAAATTGGAAAGCGTTTCTTGATAGCTTTTGGTTTTGTGTTTTATAACCGTTTTTTTATTGACAAATATTCGGGCATTGCGTTGGAATAAATTCGGATTGGATACCGTGAAATGAATTTGGTTAACAATTTGTGGATACTTAAAAGCAACATGAATCAGCGTTTTTTTCTGCGCCTGAATTTGCATTGTTTTAATGCTACTTGTTTTAATTTCAATTAAATCGGCAGCATTGATTTTATGGGTAAAGTAGCCAATTTTTAAGATGTTTATGGGTAATGATATACTGTCGTTTAAATCAATTTTTAAATAGCGATAGGAGGAAAGGGGCAACGGAATGGTCTTGAAAACACTAACAGCTTCACTATTTTCAAGTTCGCTTAAAACGGCTTTGTTCACTAATCCAAACCATTCTTTTTGGTCATTACTACCGCTGATGCTGTACGGTTTTCTAACGTCAGAATTGTTTATCGATAGTGCGATTTCGGAAATAGATGTTTTATCATTTTCGAAAATAATAGTGGTTTCTTTCTTTGGAATTGCCGTTCTGGAAAGTATTTTAAATTCCGAAAAAGAGCTGGATTTGCTTTCCATATTTCCTTGCAGAATATAATAAGGCACTTCAGTTCCATTGGGATCAAGGATTCTAAAATCACTCAGATCTTCTTTCGAAAAAGAACGAATTTCAGAAGGCAAACTCATTTTATGTAAACCATTTTTGGCTACAGCATTGATTTTTGCAGTAGTGTTGGATTGTGCCAAAATACCATTGGTAAGCAGCAGAATTAAAAACGCTAAAAATTTATTCAGTTTCATTGTTGGCGTGGTTTTTATTATCATCCTGAACCAATATTTTTAATTTTTGGTACACAAATGAAATAATTAGAATTAGAACTCCCAATAAGATAAAGGCAATTATTTTTCCAGTTTCGGAAGCATTGCTGATGTCGAACAAAAATAATTTTAAAATGGTAATTCCTAATAAGATTAAAGCCGCTATTCGTAGGTTTTTAATGTGTTTTCGAATTCCAATAATTAGGAAAACAAAAGCCAGAATTCCCCATAAAATAGGATATGCTGTTTTTATAATTTGGTTTCGGCTGAGTTGTATTTGGTCAAAAGCGATTTGTTGTTTTAGATACTGCAAATTGCTTACTGCGTAATTTTTATAAAGCGGACTAGATTGAACATCCTGCG
Protein-coding sequences here:
- a CDS encoding LacI family DNA-binding transcriptional regulator, whose translation is MKNKITISDIAKELGIAPATVSRALSNHPEISASTKKKVKAVAERLDYMPNKIASSLRSGKTKLIGVLIPTAEHLFFGSVIHGISNLASQHGYDVLIYQSNESEEFEKKGIDTFIGARVDGILVSISKNTTNFSHFKSVKEKNIPIAFFDRTNDDLEISSVCIDDYLGAFMATESLIKSGYKRIAHISGPQHIKAFSERIRGYKAALEQYNILFDNNLIYNGDISIEAGRIGAAYFLNLENKPDAIFAVEDFTALGVLKELKERAIQAPNEFGVIGFCNDLFGEHITPSLSTVDQKTVQMGEEAFHLIYELISKKGEKTNHQKRILTPTLITRESSKRE
- the mgrA gene encoding L-glyceraldehyde 3-phosphate reductase; the protein is MTYQPAANRYDKMEYRRCGNSGLKLSAFSLGLWHNFGENSDFENSRNLIKTAFDNGITHFDLANNYGPPPGSAETCLGKIFKSDFKNYRDEMIISSKAGYTMWDGPYGDWGSKKYLVSSLDQSLKRMDLEYVDIFYHHRPDPETPLEETMAALNLIVQQGKALYVGISNYRPAEAEKAFKILKEMGTPCLIHQPKYSMFERWVEDGLLDLLGKEQVGCIPFSPLAQGLLTDKYLNGIPADSRVATSGQFLKADHITPERIEKIIALNNIAKERGQKLAQMALAWILRDERITSVLIGSSKPEQIIDSIKALENTNFSTEELEKINLILK
- the pelA gene encoding pectate lyase, translating into MKYILILFFVWNLSSCSKDDIEKEVQVKTITINGDNSLTSTPKQLTVNVLPADATNKEVSWSVSDPSTAVITETGLLTGLKNGTVKVTATAKDGSGSYGDKTYTVSGITSPAVLIQSIAITAAAITNGQPLQLTAQIAPANATTKTLSWTTSSQAIATISADGLLTPRLNGTITVTATATDGSGKSTQLQITISGVTTVYLTTVRGESILLWQRNNGGWGKTIADLNDYNVAPTTQEKTAALATKNNTDTTIDNGHVVTELRWLLADYKTTQNPNYLAAAEKAIDWLFLAQYANGGWPQYYPDKSGYRHQITYNDNAIANVMNLMWDIIKGKNNLELVNPTYKDKATTAFNKGIDIILQTQITYKGKKTVWCAQHDEVTLLPALARSYELPSFSGSESVGIVRVLMLVEQPSAAVKQAVKDAIDWFNGAKIIGIATQKITDASQPTGQDVIVVSSPGNVIWARFYDLTNNLPMFCGRDGIPKTTLAEIENERRVNYSWYGNWPNALIGSEYTNWKAKHGL
- a CDS encoding DUF5123 domain-containing protein codes for the protein MKKFIVKIFLASLFVVGTLMSCTGYNEDVIDMLEVNRAFAPVELTATIRTQTTVELNWTPRDNVDHYVVEFSADDPNFTTIAKSLEVSASELPLRVQMEGETVYSIRVKAIVNGLEDSKWTTVTATTLTEQIFLSIIDGDIASKEATLRWVAGSNVTSIVLTPGNITHTITATEKANGIATVTGLSPETSYQAVLYNGTKKRGVVTFTTGIDIGDGILVKSTDDLLVVIANADSGAKLFLEPGEYKSFGTDGITPSTDIVLAKSITISGIPGKTKPVLRYKVTVNAGTSNVSLLDLELDGRVYNTTSGLLENITNASVISVTGASSNYGDFIISGCNIHDYTRALISANASAARVNSFTVENSIVTNVNTNIGADFIDFRNTYVANVTLKNSTFNKCSASRDFVRIDAATGLSGTGLTSNVLIDACTIHNSTMLATNRILYVRFLNNVLTVRKTLFANTAAIYSNQANTSNPTFTDNNYFNSPNFKDATITNNKVDASGTTLDPGFTNAASGDFTISNQTLKDRLVGDPRWIK
- a CDS encoding glycoside hydrolase family 2 TIM barrel-domain containing protein; the protein is MKNPKNIKAYSLLFFLAFATTILAQGRQTINFDANWQFTKGEIAGAEKPEFNDKSWRNLDVPHDWSIEGPYDRENPTARGGGYLPAGIGWYRKTFKVDAADANKLFAIEFDGVMANSDVWINGKHLGKRPYGYISFSYDLTPYLNFGKDKTNTIAVRADNTIQPASRYYTGAGIYRHVRLVAVNKTHFKHWGTQITTPNPTAKKAVVSIKTEIENKGASGIYKLQIEVIDNTGKVVKSSESQENISANKTNELSKEIEILNPKLWDIEAPNLYTVNTKLYSGKTLIDNQTITIGIRNAEFRAETGFWLNNKNYKIKGVCLHHDGGAVGAAVPLGVWKERLQKLKEVGVNGIRTSHNPVAPEFLDLCDQMGFVVMDETFDTWTAAKHNGEKGYNLYFKEWWEQDTKDMILRDRNHPSIVIYSIGNEIHDDLSYPEGYKKYKMQEDVVKKYDNTRPVTMALFRPNVSKVYDNGYAAQMEIVGQNYRENELIAAHEAHPDWKVIGTENTHVLNQWLALRDKPYMAGQFLWTGYDYLGEADWPETTNNQGLFDRAGNWKQQSLQRDSWWSSEPVVHIVRKSDNAGAGFWVSDWTPSDFDTYDNAKVNVYSNCEEVELFLNDKSLGSLKKPADDSPREWNVTFEEGTIKAIGKNNGKVVTQEEHTSAGKPAKIILTQSKSTVANNWDDVTFITATIVDEKGIRCANADNLIQFSITDSGKIIAVDNGNIINHDGYQGQKTRAYQGKAIAIIKATKDSGSISIKADVDGLTQGATTLSIVTEKK
- a CDS encoding alpha/beta hydrolase; its protein translation is MANVILQHKIKKISFLFFFMIGIQCANAQYLKGLTQVRDTSFATASAFKKTLKYHPNTTMVPEMNFENIKQKNNVVYCSYGKRKMKLDVFVDKNIKKKQTAIIIIHGGGWRSGSREQHHPMAQKLASLGYVCFTPEYRLSTEALFPAAIYDVKAAIRWVRKNANQYNVDPNQIVALGFSAGGEMAAFMGTTGNMPLFEGVVTNSNSQSQVNAVVDIDGTLSFVHSEGGEGDDSKNISAATYWFGYSKKDNPKLWEAASPLSYVSASTPPTLFINSSVARMHAGRDDYRKVLDKNGIYSEVHEFENSPHSFCLFNPWFEPTIQYIDSFLTKVFKK